Proteins from one Alkalinema sp. FACHB-956 genomic window:
- a CDS encoding GNAT family N-acetyltransferase produces the protein MVESKTRYNLVWTNHISEIPQGAWDAMAKPLKTPFLEWAWLHNMETSGSTTARTGWLPNHLTMWRDRELIAAAPLYVKGHSYGEFVFDHQWADLADRLGIEYYPKLLGMSPFTPAEGYRFLIAPGEDEDEITAKMVNEIDHFCIRNQISGCNFLYVDPEWKPVLERQGFSAWLHHSYVWQNQNYHDFDHYLKAFNANQRRNIKRERKAVDQAGLQFKVWQGEQVSLGLLSQMYRFYSDTCDKFGWWGSKYLTRKFFEQLHSDFSQYLLLFAAYHAGEETQPVGMSFCLTKADRLYGRYWGSVDEIDCLHFEACYYSPIEWAIQNNVQIFDPGAGGRHKKRRGFPATPNYSMHRFYEPRLSQILRTHIDRINDLEQQEMDAINQDLPFKQEPVQFEV, from the coding sequence ATGGTGGAATCAAAAACGCGGTATAACCTGGTTTGGACAAATCATATTTCTGAAATTCCCCAAGGTGCCTGGGATGCCATGGCCAAGCCGCTGAAAACGCCGTTTTTGGAATGGGCGTGGCTGCACAATATGGAAACGTCAGGAAGTACAACAGCGCGTACCGGGTGGTTGCCGAATCACTTAACAATGTGGCGCGATCGGGAGCTCATTGCGGCGGCTCCGCTCTATGTCAAGGGTCATAGTTACGGGGAGTTTGTCTTTGATCATCAATGGGCGGATTTGGCCGATCGCTTAGGGATCGAATACTATCCTAAGTTGTTGGGCATGTCTCCCTTTACCCCCGCAGAGGGCTATCGGTTTTTGATTGCACCGGGGGAAGACGAAGATGAAATTACCGCGAAAATGGTCAATGAAATTGATCACTTCTGTATTCGCAATCAAATTTCGGGCTGTAATTTCCTTTATGTTGATCCAGAATGGAAACCTGTTTTAGAACGACAAGGGTTTAGTGCTTGGTTGCACCATAGTTATGTTTGGCAAAATCAAAATTATCATGACTTTGATCATTATTTAAAAGCATTCAATGCCAATCAGCGTCGTAATATTAAGCGGGAACGTAAGGCCGTTGACCAAGCAGGATTACAGTTCAAAGTCTGGCAAGGAGAGCAAGTATCCTTAGGGTTATTGAGCCAGATGTATCGCTTTTACAGTGACACCTGCGATAAGTTTGGTTGGTGGGGCAGCAAGTATTTAACTCGAAAGTTTTTTGAGCAATTACATTCTGACTTTTCGCAATATTTGCTGTTATTTGCAGCCTACCATGCCGGAGAGGAAACTCAGCCCGTGGGCATGTCCTTCTGCTTGACGAAGGCCGATCGCTTGTATGGGCGCTATTGGGGCTCGGTGGATGAGATTGATTGCTTACATTTTGAGGCTTGCTACTACAGCCCGATCGAGTGGGCGATTCAGAATAATGTTCAAATCTTTGATCCGGGGGCTGGCGGACGGCACAAAAAACGCCGGGGGTTTCCAGCGACGCCTAACTATTCCATGCATCGCTTCTACGAGCCGCGTCTGTCGCAAATTCTCAGAACCCACATAGATCGGATTAACGACCTAGAACAGCAGGAAATGGATGCGATCAACCAGGATTTGCCCTTTAAGCAGGAACCTGTGCAGTTTGAAGTTTAA
- a CDS encoding FdhF/YdeP family oxidoreductase: MSSDPLQNLQPIPPAHETNEETPAIGGGLPIIEYWAEHTLSPEGPKIWKTLLHHSACLSCSWGTGGQKGGFTNETGEKLQRCMKSVEAISAEIQPAIPPQIFAQRSLADLQKLSSRDADRLGRLGFPMIRRAGADYYERISWEAVYNIAATAFQKAPERVASYSSGRSSNEAAFLLQLLIRALGSNNLADCSDLCHAPSTNALTAMFGTKTSVVSLESLKQSDCVVLAGANSAYNHPRLMNELIELRDRGGKVIVINPVMEIGLVKFGSPAFPVKSLIPGSDIASLYLQPIPGSDVALFIGIQKSLIEQGFLRQAYLEAYTENWQAVVEQARSTPWDEITSTCGVSQADIAAAATIIGTAKGVVFGWAMGITQHRNGVDNVISIVNTALMSGNVGREGAGVMPVRGHSNVQGFGSMGVTTAKLKQELQTKLEHLLGKPLSKTKGYDTRSLIEAADADKVDTLLCLGGNLYGANPDSTQAKRALGKIETIIYVATKPNLGHFHGLAKHNTIVIPVLNRFENPHKTTVESGNNFVRFNDVGETHLKDADVIPEIQFLTELAARIHGNYPVNWRWLQDTRYIRELIGQTVSGYEKIAKIDETNEEFTIGGRILTEPKFFTPSGKAMMATTPLPDLALPTVQELGVPESAKGLLLTLMTVRSYSQHNTVVYQIGDKYRGIPHRNCILMHRSDAERVNLQQHQRVTVQGNAGTMTNVEVIYGAVRSGAALMFYPEANAIFSAPVDERAGTPAFKRVPIFVYADCSEI; the protein is encoded by the coding sequence ATGAGTTCCGATCCACTGCAAAATCTCCAACCCATTCCACCAGCCCACGAAACGAATGAAGAGACACCCGCGATCGGAGGGGGACTACCCATTATTGAATATTGGGCCGAGCATACGTTGTCGCCGGAAGGCCCAAAAATTTGGAAAACGCTGCTGCATCATAGTGCTTGCCTTTCCTGTTCCTGGGGAACGGGTGGACAAAAAGGGGGATTCACCAACGAAACGGGAGAGAAACTACAACGCTGCATGAAAAGTGTGGAAGCCATTTCCGCAGAAATTCAGCCCGCGATTCCCCCGCAAATCTTTGCCCAGCGTAGCCTTGCCGACCTGCAAAAACTTTCCTCACGGGACGCCGATCGCTTAGGTCGTTTGGGTTTTCCCATGATTCGTCGGGCTGGGGCTGATTACTATGAACGCATTTCCTGGGAGGCAGTGTATAACATCGCCGCAACTGCGTTCCAAAAGGCTCCGGAGCGGGTTGCTTCCTACAGTTCCGGTCGATCGTCCAATGAAGCGGCTTTTTTGCTGCAATTGCTGATTCGGGCCTTGGGTTCCAACAACCTGGCAGATTGCTCTGACCTGTGCCATGCACCTTCCACCAATGCCTTAACCGCAATGTTTGGCACAAAAACATCGGTGGTCAGTTTGGAAAGTCTCAAGCAGTCCGATTGTGTCGTTCTAGCAGGAGCCAACTCCGCCTATAACCATCCTCGCTTGATGAATGAGTTGATTGAACTCCGCGATCGGGGGGGCAAAGTCATTGTCATTAATCCAGTTATGGAAATTGGATTAGTCAAATTTGGGTCTCCAGCATTTCCAGTGAAGTCACTCATTCCTGGCTCGGACATTGCCTCTCTCTATCTCCAACCAATTCCCGGTAGTGATGTCGCACTGTTTATCGGAATTCAAAAATCCTTAATTGAGCAGGGCTTTTTACGACAGGCGTACCTGGAAGCTTACACAGAAAATTGGCAAGCTGTGGTGGAACAGGCTCGATCGACGCCCTGGGACGAAATTACCTCAACCTGTGGCGTATCGCAGGCAGACATTGCCGCTGCTGCCACGATTATTGGGACTGCCAAAGGCGTTGTCTTTGGTTGGGCCATGGGGATTACGCAGCACCGCAACGGTGTAGATAATGTGATTAGCATCGTCAATACGGCATTGATGTCTGGCAATGTGGGGCGGGAAGGAGCTGGCGTTATGCCGGTGCGCGGCCATTCCAACGTCCAAGGCTTTGGATCAATGGGGGTGACCACGGCTAAGCTCAAACAAGAATTGCAAACCAAATTGGAACACCTGCTCGGCAAACCGTTAAGTAAAACGAAGGGCTACGACACCCGATCGTTGATTGAAGCGGCAGATGCAGATAAGGTGGATACCCTGCTGTGTTTAGGGGGCAACTTGTACGGGGCCAACCCTGACTCGACTCAAGCCAAGCGAGCCTTGGGCAAGATCGAAACGATTATCTACGTTGCAACCAAGCCCAACCTAGGCCATTTCCACGGCTTAGCCAAGCACAATACGATCGTGATTCCGGTGCTGAATCGCTTTGAAAATCCCCACAAAACCACGGTGGAATCGGGGAACAATTTTGTTCGTTTTAATGATGTCGGAGAAACCCATCTTAAGGATGCAGATGTGATTCCTGAAATTCAATTTTTAACGGAGTTAGCGGCTCGCATTCATGGAAACTATCCCGTGAATTGGCGATGGTTACAGGATACCCGTTACATTCGTGAGTTGATTGGCCAAACCGTTTCCGGCTACGAAAAGATTGCCAAAATTGATGAGACGAATGAGGAATTTACGATCGGAGGTCGTATTTTAACGGAACCGAAGTTTTTCACGCCCTCGGGTAAAGCGATGATGGCCACCACACCTCTGCCCGATTTGGCTTTACCGACAGTGCAGGAATTGGGGGTGCCGGAATCCGCCAAGGGTTTGCTACTAACACTTATGACGGTTCGCAGCTATTCCCAGCACAATACAGTTGTTTATCAAATTGGCGATAAATATCGTGGCATTCCCCACCGCAATTGTATTTTGATGCATCGATCGGATGCAGAACGGGTTAATCTCCAGCAACACCAACGGGTTACCGTCCAGGGCAATGCCGGAACAATGACTAACGTTGAGGTGATCTACGGCGCAGTGCGTTCCGGTGCAGCGTTGATGTTTTATCCAGAAGCGAATGCAATTTTTAGCGCTCCCGTGGATGAACGGGCTGGGACTCCTGCCTTCAAGCGAGTTCCAATTTTTGTCTACGCTGATTGTTCTGAGATTTAA
- a CDS encoding cupin domain-containing protein codes for MKYRSLSQIPGEPVSHNPEITKQVMLRSTDLPHLTNFSQARFGPGQSAVAHTHADMCEVFFVEAGLGEIRINGECYALLPGTCVAVEAGELHEVLNTGEADLVLTYFGISV; via the coding sequence ATGAAATATCGATCGCTGTCCCAAATTCCCGGTGAGCCGGTTTCCCACAATCCTGAGATCACCAAGCAAGTCATGCTGCGATCGACGGATTTGCCCCATTTGACCAATTTTTCCCAAGCTCGGTTTGGGCCGGGTCAGTCCGCTGTGGCCCACACCCACGCAGATATGTGCGAGGTGTTTTTTGTGGAGGCGGGGCTGGGGGAAATTCGGATTAATGGAGAATGCTATGCGCTGCTGCCGGGAACCTGTGTGGCGGTGGAAGCAGGGGAATTGCACGAGGTGCTGAATACTGGGGAGGCGGATTTGGTGCTGACCTATTTTGGAATTTCGGTGTAA
- a CDS encoding choice-of-anchor I family protein: MPTILTPGDIAIVGYITNGSPDSFSFVNFVPLEAGTVIYFTDNGWTGSGFRGSSATDGDGNENLIRFTVNSSIAAGTVISSLDITSASFTWTKSGAIGPGGNYADLSLSQSGEQIAAFQSTNTTNPMNSGFTGIFQIDNTGGFENATSSTEGNVISGLSSVSNTAVLFNNSATYAAFNLNALTIGTKAEWLAAINNAANWTFGSSTTLPTGSITVNNGSTQLLPDLTIAQSDSPDPIVIGNQLTYTLTVNNSGNTNASGVAVQYTLPSGVTFVSASAPGFTVGSPVGGVLTFADGVVNAGGNATLTIVVTPTGLGSLTSGTAIVDPNNTIAEANETNNTAAAITTAVIPPTPLVTIAATDATAAESGTSINSGTFTFSRTGDTSAALTVTYTIGGTASNTNDYNRLSGSVVIPAGQASATVVITPVNDATIEGSETVTLTLVDGATYDLGTSANATVTIADNSTGSLKKVGGFTSTKGAEIPAFDPGSDRLFVVAGETVEIYSVGNTGALTAIGNLSPGFTVAGSNILPNSVAVKNGIVAVAYAVQNTTSNAQQRGRVSFFNAADGSFLNAVEVGYLPDMLVFTPDGRKVLTANEGEPNSYGQANSFDPEGSVSIINLANGVANATVQTADFIAFNSQINALKASGVRIFGPGSTVAQDLEPEYITFSGDGTKAYVTLQENNALAIVDVATATVTEIKPLGVKDHSLAGNGIDPSDQDGGINIRPVPVVGLYQPDAIASYTINGQTYYITANEGDSRSYTGFNEEVRVGSSSYVLDPTVFPNAATLKQNANLGRLQLTNASGDLDGDGDFDRIEALGSRSFSIWDATGRQVFDSGDQLEQITATQVPSLFNSDGSFSSLNFDTRSDNKGPEPEGVVIGEVNNRFYAFIGLERTGDVVVYEVTNPTKPQFIEYINTPEDTGVEGLSFISAADSPTGKPLLVTANEVSKTVAVFEFTPPVRISDIQGTRHVSAFNGQAVRNVQGIVTAIATNGFYLQDPTPDNNEATSEGIFIFTGSSSALLTARTVGEAVLVSGTVSEFRPGGSANNLTITQIGNNNAVQSLSVTAWTNPPTTTIAPTVLGNGGRRIPNQIISNDAANGNVETAGTVFDPQQDGIDFYESLEGMLVQVNNPIATSPTAKFGSSEEIWVLADNGVNATNRTSRGGSLITATDFNPERIQIDDLINGAITLPSVNVGTHLSTLTGVVSYDFNNYEVLVSSTPTVVQASPLQKEVTNLVGSKNQLTFATFNVENLDPGDGDVKFNALANAIVNNLRTPDIINLEEIQDNNGAINDSIVDANQTFQKLIDAIVQAGGPTYEYRQINPIDDQDGGEPGGNIRVGFLFNPSRGVGFVEGSLQRLTDTNLADGDAFANSRKPLVGTFTFNGEQVTVIGNHFNSKGGDQPLFGPNQPPTLSSEVQRNQQATIVKDYVQSLLNNNGNANVIVAGDLNDFEFSNPLSILESAGLTTLIETLPENERYTYNFQGNAQTLDHILASQNLVSLLDGVDVVHINSEFAEQVSDHDPILALFNIEASKTLMGLNGVDVLQGGSGNDVLDGGNGADTLFGNRGNDILLGGNGDDILWGGSGNDILTGGRGDDTLNGGLGRDRFILTRHGNGRDTIQDFTPGDDLIGLSGGLAFNQLRFTDINGSAAIRLGTSTLAVLPGVTANQLGASNFFTV, translated from the coding sequence ATGCCCACAATCTTAACTCCCGGCGATATTGCGATCGTTGGCTATATCACCAACGGAAGTCCCGACTCTTTTTCCTTTGTCAACTTTGTCCCCTTAGAAGCGGGCACCGTCATTTACTTCACCGATAACGGTTGGACGGGCTCAGGATTTCGTGGGTCATCAGCAACTGATGGCGATGGCAATGAAAATTTAATTCGGTTTACCGTTAATTCAAGTATTGCAGCCGGAACCGTCATCAGCAGTTTAGATATTACGTCTGCGAGCTTTACCTGGACGAAGTCCGGAGCCATTGGGCCGGGGGGCAACTATGCCGATCTCTCCCTCAGCCAGAGCGGAGAACAAATTGCGGCGTTTCAATCCACGAATACAACCAACCCGATGAATTCTGGGTTTACGGGGATTTTCCAAATTGATAACACCGGGGGCTTCGAAAACGCGACTAGCAGTACCGAAGGCAATGTGATTTCTGGATTATCCTCTGTAAGCAATACAGCGGTTTTATTCAACAACAGTGCCACCTATGCGGCCTTTAACCTCAATGCCTTAACGATCGGTACCAAAGCAGAGTGGTTAGCCGCCATTAACAATGCGGCAAATTGGACATTTGGCAGTTCAACCACGCTGCCCACGGGCAGCATTACAGTCAATAATGGCTCTACCCAACTTCTCCCTGATCTGACGATCGCACAATCCGACTCTCCCGACCCGATCGTCATTGGCAATCAGTTAACCTATACGCTCACGGTCAATAACAGCGGTAATACCAATGCTTCCGGCGTGGCCGTGCAATATACGCTACCCAGTGGTGTGACCTTTGTGAGTGCTTCGGCTCCTGGCTTTACCGTGGGTTCTCCCGTGGGGGGCGTGCTGACCTTTGCGGATGGAGTCGTGAATGCAGGCGGCAACGCTACCCTGACGATCGTGGTAACCCCCACGGGACTCGGCAGCCTCACAAGTGGTACCGCGATCGTTGATCCGAATAACACGATCGCAGAAGCCAACGAAACCAACAATACCGCAGCAGCCATCACAACGGCGGTCATTCCCCCCACTCCACTGGTCACGATCGCGGCCACCGATGCCACTGCCGCAGAATCCGGTACTTCCATCAACTCCGGGACCTTCACCTTCAGCCGCACTGGAGATACCAGCGCCGCCTTAACCGTTACCTATACCATTGGGGGCACTGCCAGCAACACCAACGATTACAACCGATTATCCGGCTCTGTCGTGATTCCAGCGGGCCAAGCTTCTGCGACTGTGGTGATTACCCCGGTTAACGATGCCACGATCGAAGGTAGCGAAACCGTTACGCTCACCTTAGTTGACGGAGCTACCTACGACCTAGGAACAAGTGCCAATGCAACCGTGACCATTGCCGACAATTCGACGGGCAGTTTAAAGAAAGTTGGCGGGTTTACGAGCACCAAGGGCGCAGAAATTCCTGCCTTTGACCCCGGTAGCGATCGTCTCTTTGTCGTAGCGGGCGAGACCGTTGAAATTTACAGCGTGGGGAATACTGGTGCCCTGACTGCGATCGGGAATTTGAGTCCTGGGTTTACCGTCGCTGGCAGCAATATCCTTCCCAACAGCGTTGCAGTGAAGAATGGCATTGTTGCGGTGGCCTATGCGGTGCAGAATACCACTAGCAATGCTCAACAACGGGGACGAGTCAGCTTTTTCAACGCTGCCGATGGCAGCTTTTTGAATGCGGTGGAAGTGGGCTATCTGCCGGATATGCTGGTCTTCACACCCGACGGTCGCAAAGTCTTAACGGCCAATGAAGGAGAACCCAACAGTTACGGACAGGCCAACTCCTTTGATCCGGAAGGCTCCGTAAGCATTATCAATCTAGCCAATGGGGTCGCCAATGCCACGGTACAAACTGCTGACTTCATCGCTTTCAATAGTCAAATCAATGCTTTAAAAGCTTCAGGGGTGAGAATTTTTGGGCCAGGATCGACCGTTGCCCAGGATCTCGAACCGGAATACATTACGTTTTCTGGGGATGGCACTAAAGCCTACGTGACCTTGCAGGAAAATAATGCCTTGGCGATCGTGGATGTTGCGACGGCCACGGTGACGGAGATTAAACCCTTGGGCGTCAAGGATCACAGTCTTGCAGGCAACGGCATTGACCCCAGTGATCAAGATGGTGGTATCAATATCAGACCCGTGCCGGTGGTGGGACTCTACCAACCCGACGCGATCGCGAGCTACACCATCAACGGGCAAACCTACTACATCACTGCCAACGAAGGGGATTCTCGCAGCTACACCGGATTTAACGAAGAAGTGCGCGTCGGTTCCAGCAGCTATGTGCTTGATCCCACGGTCTTTCCCAACGCTGCAACCTTGAAACAAAACGCCAATCTAGGCCGCTTGCAACTCACCAATGCCTCTGGAGATCTCGATGGGGATGGCGATTTCGATCGCATTGAAGCCTTGGGGTCGCGATCGTTTTCGATTTGGGATGCCACGGGTCGGCAAGTGTTCGACAGTGGGGATCAGTTGGAGCAAATTACGGCAACACAAGTTCCTAGCTTGTTTAATTCCGATGGCAGCTTTAGTTCCCTTAACTTCGATACTCGCAGTGACAACAAAGGCCCGGAGCCTGAGGGAGTGGTCATTGGAGAAGTCAACAACCGTTTCTATGCCTTCATTGGCCTAGAACGAACGGGTGATGTGGTGGTCTACGAAGTCACCAATCCTACCAAGCCGCAGTTTATCGAATACATCAATACTCCAGAAGACACCGGAGTAGAAGGCTTAAGCTTCATTTCTGCCGCTGATAGCCCCACCGGGAAACCCTTGCTGGTGACCGCAAATGAAGTTAGCAAAACGGTAGCTGTTTTTGAATTTACGCCCCCGGTGCGCATCAGTGACATTCAAGGCACCCGGCATGTGTCGGCCTTCAACGGGCAAGCCGTGAGAAACGTCCAGGGCATTGTCACCGCGATCGCGACCAACGGGTTCTACCTCCAAGACCCCACCCCAGACAACAACGAAGCCACCTCCGAGGGCATTTTTATCTTTACGGGGAGTAGCTCCGCTCTGCTAACGGCGCGAACGGTGGGCGAGGCTGTTCTCGTCAGTGGTACCGTTTCAGAATTCCGACCCGGTGGCAGTGCCAATAACCTGACCATTACGCAGATTGGCAATAACAACGCAGTGCAGTCCCTGAGCGTTACCGCCTGGACTAATCCCCCCACCACGACGATCGCCCCTACGGTGCTCGGCAATGGCGGACGGAGAATTCCCAACCAAATTATCAGCAATGATGCCGCGAATGGCAATGTTGAAACAGCGGGAACGGTGTTCGATCCCCAACAGGATGGCATTGACTTCTACGAAAGCCTAGAAGGGATGCTGGTGCAGGTGAATAACCCGATCGCTACGTCGCCCACGGCCAAGTTTGGCAGTTCCGAGGAAATTTGGGTGCTGGCCGATAATGGTGTCAATGCGACCAACCGCACCAGCCGAGGGGGGAGTTTAATTACCGCCACAGATTTCAATCCCGAACGGATTCAGATTGATGACTTAATTAATGGCGCAATTACCCTTCCTTCAGTTAATGTGGGAACCCACCTCAGCACGCTTACAGGGGTCGTCAGCTATGACTTCAACAATTACGAAGTTTTAGTTTCTTCTACACCCACGGTGGTGCAAGCGTCTCCGCTGCAAAAGGAAGTGACTAACCTGGTGGGTAGCAAAAATCAACTCACCTTTGCCACCTTTAATGTGGAAAACTTAGATCCCGGTGACGGTGATGTGAAGTTCAACGCTTTGGCCAACGCGATCGTCAACAATCTGCGCACCCCGGACATTATTAACCTAGAAGAAATTCAGGATAATAACGGAGCCATCAATGATTCGATTGTCGATGCGAATCAAACATTCCAGAAGTTAATTGACGCGATCGTGCAGGCGGGCGGCCCCACCTATGAATATCGCCAAATTAATCCGATCGACGATCAAGATGGAGGCGAACCGGGTGGGAACATCCGAGTGGGCTTTTTGTTTAATCCCAGCCGAGGGGTCGGGTTTGTGGAGGGTTCCCTGCAACGGTTGACGGACACGAACTTGGCGGATGGGGATGCCTTTGCGAATAGCCGGAAGCCACTGGTTGGAACGTTTACGTTTAACGGTGAGCAGGTCACGGTCATTGGCAACCATTTCAATTCCAAAGGGGGAGATCAACCGTTATTTGGCCCGAACCAGCCCCCTACGCTGAGCAGTGAAGTGCAGCGTAATCAACAAGCGACGATCGTCAAGGATTACGTGCAAAGCTTGCTGAACAACAATGGGAATGCCAATGTGATTGTGGCAGGGGATTTAAATGACTTTGAATTTTCCAATCCCCTCTCGATTTTGGAAAGTGCGGGTTTGACGACTCTGATCGAGACGTTGCCGGAGAATGAGCGGTATACCTACAATTTCCAAGGTAACGCCCAAACGCTGGATCATATCCTGGCCAGTCAGAATCTTGTTTCCCTGCTAGATGGCGTGGATGTTGTGCATATCAATTCCGAGTTCGCCGAGCAAGTGAGCGATCACGATCCCATTCTTGCTCTCTTTAATATTGAGGCAAGCAAAACCTTAATGGGATTGAATGGGGTTGATGTTCTCCAGGGAGGTAGCGGCAACGATGTCCTAGATGGAGGCAATGGTGCAGATACCTTATTTGGTAACCGAGGGAATGATATTTTACTCGGCGGTAATGGGGACGATATCCTGTGGGGTGGCAGTGGCAACGATATCCTGACAGGTGGACGTGGTGATGATACCTTGAATGGAGGGTTAGGTCGCGATCGCTTTATTTTGACCCGGCATGGTAATGGCAGAGATACGATTCAGGACTTCACCCCTGGGGATGACTTGATTGGATTGTCTGGTGGTTTAGCCTTTAACCAATTGCGGTTTACTGACATTAATGGTAGCGCTGCTATTCGTTTAGGAACCTCAACGTTAGCGGTGCTACCAGGGGTAACGGCTAATCAATTGGGTGCGTCTAATTTCTTTACTGTGTAA
- a CDS encoding aspartate kinase: MALIVQKYGGTSVGTVDRIKAVAERVIKTVKAGNSVVVVVSAMGKTTDGLVKLASEISETPSRREMDMLLATGEQISISLVSMALQEAGQPAISMTGAQVGIITEAHHTRARILNISTDRLQRHLNEGKVVVVAGFQGVSNTEDLEITTLGRGGSDTSAVALAAALKADFCEIYTDVPGILTTDPRLVPEAQLMGQITCDEMLELASLGAKVLHPRAVEIARNYGVPLVVRSSWTEDPGTWVTSPTPQPRSIEGLELARPVDGVEFDGDQAKVALLRVPDRPGVAARLFGEIAQHSLDVDLIIQSIHEGNTNDIAFTVTKDSLNKAEAVASAILPALGTSPADDADVMVEQQIAKISIAGAGMIGRPGVAAQMFTALADAGVNIQMISTSEVKVSCVIDANDRDRAIETLCSTFDITSSAVPTKAEPTAAADQAENPAVRGVALDLKQARLAIRYVPDLPGLAARIFTLLAEHNISVDMIIQSQRCRVVGDVMTRDIAFTVAQMDAEAAKQVLEQAQADLGCGEIVVDSAIAKVSIVGSGMVGQPGIAAKMFDALHHEGINIQMIATSEIKVSCVVAESEGVKALQAVHSAFELAGSQKVYVPA; the protein is encoded by the coding sequence ATGGCGCTAATTGTTCAAAAATACGGGGGAACATCCGTCGGTACGGTCGATCGCATTAAAGCGGTTGCTGAGCGGGTGATTAAAACCGTTAAGGCAGGCAATTCCGTGGTGGTGGTCGTGTCGGCCATGGGTAAAACCACCGACGGGTTAGTGAAGCTGGCGAGTGAGATTTCGGAAACGCCCAGCCGCCGGGAAATGGATATGTTGCTGGCGACGGGGGAGCAGATCTCGATTTCCCTGGTGTCGATGGCGTTGCAGGAAGCAGGCCAGCCCGCGATTTCCATGACCGGAGCCCAGGTGGGGATTATTACCGAAGCGCACCATACCCGTGCTCGGATTTTAAACATCAGTACCGATCGCTTGCAACGGCACCTGAATGAAGGCAAAGTCGTGGTCGTGGCTGGGTTCCAAGGGGTCAGCAATACGGAAGATTTGGAAATTACGACCCTAGGGCGAGGGGGATCGGATACCTCTGCCGTGGCCCTAGCCGCTGCGTTGAAGGCGGATTTCTGCGAGATCTACACCGATGTCCCAGGCATTCTGACCACCGATCCCCGCTTGGTGCCGGAAGCCCAACTGATGGGCCAGATCACCTGTGATGAAATGCTGGAGTTGGCCAGCTTGGGAGCCAAGGTGTTGCATCCTCGGGCGGTGGAAATTGCCCGGAACTATGGGGTGCCTTTGGTGGTGCGATCGAGTTGGACGGAGGATCCCGGCACTTGGGTGACCTCACCAACCCCGCAACCAAGATCGATCGAAGGCTTAGAGCTAGCCCGTCCAGTGGATGGCGTGGAATTTGATGGGGATCAGGCCAAGGTGGCGTTGCTGCGGGTGCCCGATCGGCCCGGTGTGGCCGCGCGGTTATTTGGCGAGATCGCCCAGCACAGTTTGGATGTGGATTTAATCATCCAGTCCATCCACGAGGGCAACACGAATGATATTGCCTTCACAGTGACAAAAGACTCCCTCAACAAGGCGGAAGCCGTCGCCAGTGCCATCCTGCCCGCCCTCGGCACCAGTCCCGCCGATGATGCAGATGTCATGGTGGAGCAACAAATCGCCAAAATTTCCATTGCGGGCGCAGGCATGATTGGGCGGCCTGGGGTGGCAGCGCAGATGTTTACGGCGCTGGCCGATGCAGGCGTGAATATCCAGATGATCTCCACGTCGGAAGTCAAGGTCAGTTGTGTGATTGATGCCAACGATCGCGATCGGGCGATCGAAACCCTGTGCAGTACCTTTGACATTACCTCTTCGGCGGTCCCAACCAAGGCGGAACCCACGGCAGCGGCGGATCAGGCGGAAAATCCTGCGGTGCGGGGGGTTGCGTTGGATCTCAAGCAGGCCCGTTTAGCAATTCGCTATGTGCCGGATCTGCCGGGGCTGGCGGCGCGGATTTTCACGCTGCTGGCGGAGCACAACATCAGTGTGGATATGATTATTCAGTCCCAGCGGTGCCGCGTGGTGGGGGATGTGATGACCCGCGACATTGCCTTTACGGTGGCCCAGATGGATGCGGAGGCCGCCAAGCAGGTGTTGGAGCAGGCCCAGGCGGATCTCGGCTGTGGCGAGATCGTTGTGGATAGCGCGATCGCCAAGGTCAGCATCGTTGGGTCAGGCATGGTGGGGCAACCGGGCATTGCCGCTAAGATGTTCGACGCGCTGCACCACGAGGGTATCAATATCCAAATGATCGCCACGTCGGAGATTAAGGTCAGTTGCGTGGTGGCAGAGTCGGAAGGGGTGAAGGCTTTGCAAGCGGTGCATTCGGCCTTTGAATTGGCGGGTAGCCAAAAGGTCTATGTTCCGGCTTAG